In one window of Solanum pennellii chromosome 2, SPENNV200 DNA:
- the LOC107008940 gene encoding uncharacterized protein At3g27210-like, with protein MGSSASVHKDAKSAMKLRFVFASKSDKLVSPSPIKDKPLDSAEIKLSLPQIKPQRSPVLPLNNFSDYGSKEEAFFDSQAWLESDCDDDFFSVKGDFTPSLGNTPSCGNTPVHRGLLVGNLLGNRASFGERTSASIPQSSPIHKRKNLLELFKESSRNRNPNEHGAEDNENGQAAGLQLPPKSTSSTPHVPVSSGKSTPVEKHKSEAKSLRSVQCCLPRLSGSFREKRKTMSPANTVG; from the exons ATGGGTTCATCTGCTTCAGTGCATAAAGATGCAAAATCAGCAATGAAGCTCCGTTTTGTCTTTGCATCTAAATCTGACAAGCTTGTGAGTCCCTCACCTATCAAAGATAAACCCCTTGATAGTGCTGAAATCAAACTCTCTCTTCCTCAAATCAAACCTCAGCGTTCCCCGGTGCTCCCGCTTAACAATTTTAGCGACTATG GTAGCAAGGAGGAGGCCTTTTTTGATTCCCAGGCCTGGTTGGAGTCAGATTGCGATGATGACTTCTTTAGTGTCAAGGGAG ATTTTACACCATCACTTGGAAATACTCCTTCGTGTGGAAATACACCTGTGCATCGAGGTTTGTTGGTTGGTAATCTGCTAGGTAATCGAGCCTCTTTTGGAGAAAGAACTTCTGCTTCTATACCGCAATCTTCTCCAATACATAAGAGGAAGAATTTACTTGAGCTTTTCAAAGAAAGCTCAAGAAACCGGAATCCGAATGAGCATGGTGCTGAAGACAACGAAAATGGACAGGCAGCTGGTCTACAGCTACCACCTAAATCCACATCTAGCACACCTCATGTGCCGGTGTCCAGTGGCAAGAGCACCCCTGTAGAAAAGCACAAAAGTGAGGCAAAATCACTGAGGTCAGTACAATGTTGTCTTCCCAGGTTGAGTGGCAGTTTTAGGGAAAAGAGGAAGACTATGAGTCCTGCAAATACCGTGGGCTAA